In the Candidatus Electrothrix rattekaaiensis genome, one interval contains:
- the atpG gene encoding ATP synthase F1 subunit gamma produces the protein MPGLKDVKNKIEGVSKTSQITKAMNMVASAKLRGAQERMVTFRPYAEKFAETMKDLSGGMSGNQPLMEVREVQTVELIVVTSDRGLCGSFNAHIISTAQKLINQFEAEGKEVSLITVGNKAAQAFRRSGKIRESYKDIMGTFQMYHARDISRSATLNFLSGETDEVRVVYARFLSMAKQQPTEETLLPIKPLEQGEEEKTGTAVEYIYEPDPEQIMEALLPLYLNVQVYHAMIEVAAGEHAARMAAMDNATNACGDIISELTQLYNKARQAAITGDLMDIVGGAEALKG, from the coding sequence ATGCCTGGATTAAAGGATGTCAAAAATAAAATAGAAGGCGTCTCAAAGACTTCGCAGATTACCAAGGCCATGAATATGGTTGCCTCTGCGAAACTGCGCGGTGCGCAGGAGAGAATGGTGACCTTCCGGCCCTATGCGGAAAAATTCGCCGAGACCATGAAGGATCTGTCCGGCGGCATGAGCGGCAACCAGCCGCTTATGGAAGTCCGTGAGGTGCAGACTGTTGAACTTATTGTCGTCACCTCCGACCGAGGGCTTTGCGGGAGTTTTAATGCCCATATTATCTCTACGGCACAAAAGCTCATAAATCAATTTGAGGCAGAGGGAAAAGAGGTCAGTCTGATCACGGTGGGCAATAAGGCTGCTCAGGCCTTTAGGCGATCCGGGAAGATTCGTGAATCCTATAAGGATATCATGGGTACTTTTCAGATGTACCATGCCCGTGACATATCTCGGAGTGCCACCCTGAATTTTCTCTCAGGAGAAACTGATGAGGTGCGGGTCGTGTATGCACGCTTTCTTTCTATGGCCAAACAGCAACCGACCGAGGAAACGCTGTTGCCCATTAAACCTCTTGAGCAGGGAGAGGAGGAAAAGACCGGTACGGCTGTGGAGTATATCTATGAGCCCGATCCTGAACAGATTATGGAGGCCCTTCTCCCGCTGTATCTGAATGTACAGGTCTATCATGCTATGATTGAGGTTGCGGCCGGTGAGCATGCGGCTCGAATGGCGGCTATGGATAATGCAACCAATGCATGCGGAGATATTATCAGTGAGTTGACGCAATTGTACAATAAGGCTCGCCAGGCGGCCATTACCGGCGATCTTATGGATATCGTCGGTGGTGCTGAGGCACTGAAGGGGTAA
- the atpD gene encoding F0F1 ATP synthase subunit beta, translating into MGESRVGRIIQVIGPVVDVEFKAGDLPEIMSALFVTNPGIDDTEENLVIEVALHLGDNVVRCIAMDQTDGLVRGMACRDSGEPITIPVGAPALGRIMNVVGRPVDGLGEIDASKTMPIHRPAPLFTEQDTEVNVLETGIKVIDLLVPFPRGGKMGLFGGAGCGKTVIMMEMVNNIAMQHGGISVFCGVGERTREGNDLYMEMKESGVLPKAALVYGQMTEPPGARARVALTGLTAAEYFRDEEGQDVLFFVDNIFRFTQAGAEVSALLGRIPSAVGYQPTLATDLGALQERITSTNKGSITAVQCVYVPADDLTDPAPATTFAHLDGTVVLSRQIAELGIYPAVDPLDSTSRILDPNVVGEEHYLTARGVQVSLQKYKGLQDIIAILGMDELSEEDQLLVGRARKIQRFLSQPFHVAEVFTGMDGKYVKVEDTVRGFKEILDGKHDDLPENAFYMVGTIEEAIAKAKAEKDKDKAKA; encoded by the coding sequence ATGGGTGAATCGCGAGTTGGACGAATTATTCAGGTCATCGGACCTGTTGTTGATGTAGAATTTAAGGCAGGTGATCTGCCTGAGATCATGAGTGCGCTGTTTGTTACCAATCCGGGCATTGATGATACAGAAGAAAATTTGGTTATTGAGGTTGCTCTGCACCTCGGTGATAATGTGGTGCGTTGTATCGCTATGGATCAGACCGACGGTCTGGTGCGCGGTATGGCCTGCCGTGATTCGGGAGAGCCGATCACTATTCCGGTGGGAGCCCCGGCTCTTGGTCGGATTATGAATGTGGTCGGTCGTCCAGTGGACGGTCTGGGTGAAATTGACGCCTCTAAGACCATGCCGATCCATCGTCCTGCACCGCTGTTTACTGAGCAGGACACTGAGGTCAACGTGCTGGAGACCGGTATTAAGGTTATTGACCTGCTGGTTCCCTTTCCCCGTGGCGGTAAGATGGGATTGTTCGGCGGTGCTGGTTGCGGCAAGACCGTTATCATGATGGAGATGGTCAACAACATTGCTATGCAGCACGGTGGTATTTCCGTGTTCTGCGGTGTTGGCGAGCGAACCCGTGAAGGCAACGATCTGTACATGGAAATGAAGGAGTCTGGCGTTCTGCCCAAGGCTGCTCTGGTCTACGGCCAGATGACCGAGCCTCCGGGAGCACGCGCTCGTGTTGCTTTGACTGGGTTGACCGCTGCCGAGTACTTCCGTGATGAGGAAGGCCAAGACGTGCTCTTCTTTGTCGACAACATCTTCCGTTTTACCCAGGCCGGTGCCGAGGTATCTGCCCTGCTTGGCCGTATTCCTTCAGCGGTTGGTTATCAGCCGACCCTAGCCACCGACCTGGGTGCCTTGCAGGAGCGCATTACCTCCACCAACAAGGGCTCCATTACCGCTGTTCAGTGCGTGTACGTGCCTGCGGATGACTTGACCGACCCGGCCCCGGCAACCACCTTTGCCCATCTGGACGGTACGGTTGTTCTTTCCCGGCAGATTGCCGAGTTGGGTATTTACCCGGCGGTTGATCCTTTGGACTCCACCTCCCGTATCCTTGACCCCAACGTGGTTGGTGAGGAGCATTATCTGACCGCTCGTGGTGTGCAGGTTTCCTTGCAGAAGTATAAAGGACTACAGGATATTATCGCCATTCTCGGTATGGATGAGCTTTCCGAGGAAGATCAGCTGCTGGTTGGTCGCGCTCGTAAAATTCAGCGTTTTCTGTCTCAACCTTTCCATGTTGCGGAGGTTTTCACCGGTATGGACGGTAAGTACGTAAAGGTTGAGGATACCGTGCGCGGCTTTAAGGAAATTCTGGATGGGAAGCACGATGATCTTCCCGAGAATGCGTTCTATATGGTCGGCACCATTGAGGAGGCCATTGCAAAAGCCAAGGCGGAAAAGGACAAGGACAAGGCCAAAGCCTAA
- the recD gene encoding exodeoxyribonuclease V subunit alpha yields MHKQLQQACDQGEIRLLDLHLGLFLEKQALDRDRQPTKNTKNIESVGSRSEHPSLLLAATLVSAAVGNGHVCYPLGEAPEQPALAEMVKENCPGPEQWREELLATSVVGQPGEVSPLILDEKNRLYLHRFSCYEEFIATALRRRAATRLDLDLQVASQLLARLFPRTEKNSAIDYQNYQDYQQLAAALALLKPLVIISGGPGTGKTHTVARILAAIQALHARQQDEQRGQKKRLLRIALAAPTGKAAARLEESIRKAKLSLPEDLRHDIPEQAQTLHRLLGSRPGATAFRFNRDNPLYLDLLILDEASMIDVEMMVGILEALPEKTRIILLGDRNQLASVEAGSLFADLCGNDELGWSPQLCRELEQLTGTSGLPSSSSGETSDPALADSLVLLRTSYRFQDNSGIGRLASAVKSGSVEQVNRAMAENFADVERVQYTGAKREQWLEGRIRKGFQPMLTASTPEQAFAAMEEFRFLCALRRGPDGVEGINALVTRVLRRAGLISPQNTEWYQGRPIIILRNQYEMQLFNGDTGILWQDEKGRLRAWFRRPDNTLSSISPARLPEHQTAYAITVHKAQGSEFNQVLLLLPEEDSRVLSQELLYTGITRARNRLILCVSSEIIATTVWRKTQRFSGLAEKVHG; encoded by the coding sequence ATGCATAAGCAACTGCAACAGGCCTGTGACCAAGGAGAAATACGGCTCTTGGATCTCCACCTCGGTCTTTTTTTAGAAAAGCAGGCCCTTGACAGAGATAGGCAGCCCACCAAGAATACCAAAAATATCGAAAGCGTGGGCAGCCGATCAGAGCACCCCTCCCTGCTTCTTGCCGCAACCTTGGTCAGTGCCGCAGTGGGCAACGGACATGTCTGTTATCCCCTGGGCGAGGCACCTGAGCAGCCAGCTCTGGCGGAAATGGTGAAGGAAAATTGTCCCGGCCCAGAACAATGGCGGGAAGAGCTGCTCGCCACCTCCGTTGTCGGGCAGCCCGGCGAGGTCTCGCCCTTGATTCTTGATGAAAAAAATCGGCTTTATCTGCACCGGTTTTCCTGCTACGAAGAATTTATCGCCACAGCCTTGCGTCGTCGGGCAGCTACCCGTCTCGACCTTGATCTTCAGGTTGCCTCTCAACTGCTGGCCCGACTTTTTCCTCGGACCGAAAAGAACAGCGCGATTGATTATCAGAATTATCAGGATTATCAGCAGCTGGCCGCTGCTCTGGCCCTACTCAAACCTCTGGTGATTATTTCTGGTGGACCAGGAACCGGAAAAACCCATACTGTGGCCCGTATCCTAGCCGCGATTCAGGCTCTTCATGCCCGGCAGCAGGATGAACAGAGGGGGCAGAAAAAAAGGCTGCTCAGGATCGCCCTCGCCGCTCCCACGGGTAAGGCCGCAGCCCGTCTGGAAGAATCCATTCGCAAGGCCAAGCTCTCTTTGCCGGAAGACCTCCGTCATGATATCCCGGAACAGGCCCAGACCCTGCATCGGCTGCTCGGTTCCCGGCCCGGTGCAACGGCTTTTCGTTTTAACAGGGATAATCCGTTGTACCTGGATCTGCTGATCCTGGATGAGGCCTCCATGATTGATGTAGAGATGATGGTTGGTATTTTGGAGGCCCTGCCGGAAAAAACGCGCATTATCCTGCTTGGAGACCGCAATCAGCTGGCTTCGGTGGAAGCAGGCAGCCTGTTTGCCGATCTCTGCGGCAACGATGAACTTGGTTGGTCGCCGCAACTCTGTAGAGAATTGGAGCAGCTGACTGGCACCTCGGGCTTGCCTTCCTCCTCATCAGGTGAAACATCTGATCCTGCCCTAGCAGACTCCTTAGTCCTCCTGCGTACCAGTTATCGTTTTCAGGACAACAGCGGCATAGGTCGTCTTGCTAGCGCAGTGAAGAGCGGTTCTGTGGAGCAGGTGAACAGGGCGATGGCAGAAAATTTTGCTGATGTGGAGAGAGTGCAGTACACTGGAGCAAAGCGGGAGCAATGGCTTGAAGGTCGGATCAGAAAGGGATTTCAGCCCATGCTGACAGCCTCCACGCCGGAACAGGCCTTTGCCGCAATGGAAGAATTTCGTTTCTTATGTGCTCTGCGCAGGGGGCCGGACGGGGTTGAAGGTATCAATGCCTTGGTGACCCGGGTTCTTCGGCGAGCCGGTCTGATTTCTCCGCAAAACACGGAATGGTATCAAGGAAGACCGATCATTATTCTCCGCAATCAATACGAAATGCAACTCTTTAACGGAGATACCGGTATCCTCTGGCAGGATGAGAAAGGACGTTTACGGGCCTGGTTCCGACGACCAGATAACACCCTTTCTTCAATCAGCCCGGCACGGTTACCTGAGCATCAGACCGCCTATGCCATTACTGTCCATAAGGCCCAGGGGTCCGAGTTTAATCAGGTTCTGCTTCTCTTGCCCGAGGAGGACAGTCGGGTGCTCAGTCAGGAGCTTCTCTACACCGGTATTACCCGAGCCCGCAACAGACTCATCCTCTGTGTATCTTCGGAAATAATAGCAACAACGGTCTGGCGAAAAACACAGCGCTTTTCCGGGTTGGCAGAGAAAGTACATGGTTAA
- a CDS encoding F0F1 ATP synthase subunit delta produces the protein MKQTIIAKRYARAIFTLGQENGTVDSYAETLCTIADLFDDPALEVAETLVNPLYPLEARHKVMTAIAEAAGADALTTAFLNLLVERKRIDVLREVADQIRELLDLEKNISHGRVTSAMELDEVLLGKIQAKLEEITGHKVILETQVDPSIIGGMIARVGDLVLDGSIRTQLNGLKESIKGRE, from the coding sequence GTGAAACAGACAATTATAGCAAAGCGATATGCCAGGGCGATCTTTACACTCGGGCAAGAAAACGGGACTGTTGATAGCTACGCGGAGACGCTCTGCACCATTGCTGATCTCTTTGATGATCCGGCACTTGAAGTCGCAGAAACCCTTGTCAATCCTCTGTATCCGCTTGAGGCCAGACATAAAGTTATGACCGCGATTGCGGAAGCCGCCGGTGCCGATGCCCTGACGACCGCCTTTCTTAATCTCCTGGTAGAGCGGAAACGGATTGATGTTTTGCGAGAAGTCGCGGACCAGATTCGTGAGCTGCTTGACCTTGAAAAGAATATCAGTCACGGTCGTGTCACATCGGCAATGGAGCTTGATGAAGTACTGCTCGGCAAGATTCAGGCAAAGCTGGAAGAAATTACAGGTCATAAGGTAATTCTTGAAACACAGGTTGATCCCTCGATTATCGGCGGCATGATAGCTAGAGTCGGAGATCTGGTGTTGGACGGAAGTATTAGAACACAACTTAATGGATTAAAAGAATCTATCAAGGGGAGAGAATAG
- a CDS encoding F0F1 ATP synthase subunit epsilon, which produces MAQIHLEVVTPTGPVVSEDVDIVTAPGVEGEFGVLANHAPFLSAIKTGTLVFKQDKREKFLMVSSGFAEVSNNKATFLVETAEFGHEIDVDRALEAKERAEKRLARDIAHADDLDRIRAEISLQRAVARIAAAQRTKL; this is translated from the coding sequence ATGGCACAGATTCATCTTGAAGTAGTAACCCCCACCGGACCGGTTGTCAGTGAGGATGTGGACATCGTCACCGCACCCGGTGTTGAGGGCGAGTTTGGTGTGCTGGCAAATCATGCTCCGTTTTTGAGTGCGATTAAAACAGGTACCTTGGTCTTTAAACAGGATAAGCGGGAAAAATTCCTGATGGTCAGCAGCGGCTTTGCCGAGGTGTCGAATAATAAAGCCACCTTTTTGGTCGAAACTGCCGAGTTTGGGCACGAGATTGACGTGGACCGTGCTCTGGAAGCGAAAGAGCGGGCGGAAAAACGCTTGGCAAGGGATATCGCTCATGCTGATGATCTTGACCGAATCCGAGCCGAAATTTCTTTACAGCGGGCTGTTGCTCGCATAGCTGCTGCGCAACGGACTAAGCTCTAA
- a CDS encoding ATP synthase F0 subunit B: MISVDITVLIHIINMIALMFILNKVLYKPIIEIMEKRQDKLDDLGNDVEKCERNAKKRQAEVEKKMREASVKAKEALDAARNEAAKAGAEKLAVVRREADGEKEKQLAEVHAEFEETRKELQGNMEDFAREMASKILGRSLEA; encoded by the coding sequence ATGATTTCAGTCGATATCACGGTGCTCATTCACATCATTAATATGATAGCTTTAATGTTCATCCTGAACAAGGTTCTGTACAAACCCATCATTGAGATTATGGAAAAACGACAGGATAAGCTGGATGACCTGGGTAATGACGTTGAAAAATGTGAACGAAACGCCAAAAAACGCCAAGCGGAAGTGGAAAAGAAAATGCGGGAGGCTTCGGTCAAAGCCAAGGAAGCATTAGATGCAGCCAGAAATGAGGCGGCAAAGGCAGGTGCTGAAAAGTTGGCTGTTGTTCGTCGGGAAGCAGACGGCGAAAAGGAAAAACAGCTTGCTGAAGTGCATGCCGAGTTTGAGGAAACCCGCAAAGAATTACAGGGCAACATGGAAGACTTTGCCCGAGAGATGGCCTCAAAAATACTGGGAAGGAGTCTGGAAGCATGA
- a CDS encoding BrnA antitoxin family protein: protein MRSDDHALKINGNFQAAGASGLLGLTARKENMPKLKPGTVPTTDEEDHCIKEGIAEDPDTSEMTDEMFANARPASEVHPEIVEWYKRTRGKQKKPVKMPIYIRLDNDIVEHFKSGGKGWQTKINDALRKSINSQHA from the coding sequence TTGCGGTCGGATGACCATGCTTTAAAAATCAACGGAAATTTTCAAGCGGCAGGGGCAAGCGGCCTGCTCGGATTGACAGCAAGGAAAGAAAATATGCCGAAGCTTAAACCTGGAACAGTCCCGACCACTGACGAAGAAGATCACTGTATTAAAGAGGGAATTGCCGAAGACCCGGATACCTCTGAAATGACGGATGAAATGTTTGCCAATGCACGTCCTGCAAGTGAAGTGCATCCGGAAATTGTGGAATGGTACAAGCGCACTCGCGGCAAACAGAAAAAACCGGTTAAAATGCCGATATATATCCGTTTAGACAATGATATTGTTGAGCACTTCAAGTCCGGCGGTAAAGGTTGGCAAACCAAAATCAATGATGCGCTCCGAAAATCTATAAATTCGCAACATGCGTAA
- the atpA gene encoding F0F1 ATP synthase subunit alpha: protein MQIKASEISRIIKDQIAGYASDIDLKETGTVLSVGDGIARVYGVENCQAMELLEFPGGIMGLALNLEEDNVGVAVMGNVRHIKEGDIVKRTGKIAQVPVGPELEGRVVDGIGLPIDGKGAIEAKETRKMELLAPGVIARKGVHEPCYTGYKAVDAMTPVGRGQRELVIGDRQIGKTALCVDAIIAQKDSGIHCVYVATGQKKSTVALVVEALRKNGAMEYTTVVAACASDPAPMQYVSAMVGCAMAEYWRDSGQHSLIIYDDLSKQAVAYRELSLLLRRPPGREAYPGDIFFNHSRLLERAAKVSDELGAGSMTALPIIETQAGDVSAFIPTNVISITDGQVFLEPSLFFAGVRPAINVGISVSRVGGAAQVKAMKQVAGTLRLDLAQYRELAAFAGFGSDLDAATQAQLTRGERLVEILKQPQYQPLSMEKQVTIIFAGTKGFLDKFPVDTLADYEQEMYSYIETNEPSIFTELQEKQEISSELDEKMRKTLTAFGEAFKATKGLN from the coding sequence ATGCAGATCAAAGCCTCAGAAATCAGTCGGATCATAAAGGATCAGATCGCCGGTTATGCCAGCGATATAGATCTGAAAGAAACCGGAACAGTCCTTTCGGTCGGTGACGGTATTGCCCGTGTATATGGTGTTGAAAACTGTCAGGCCATGGAGTTGCTTGAGTTCCCCGGCGGCATCATGGGACTCGCTCTGAACCTGGAGGAGGACAATGTCGGTGTTGCGGTCATGGGAAATGTCCGTCATATTAAGGAAGGCGACATAGTCAAGCGGACCGGAAAAATCGCCCAGGTTCCGGTCGGCCCGGAATTGGAAGGCCGGGTGGTTGACGGTATCGGGCTGCCCATTGACGGTAAAGGAGCGATTGAGGCCAAAGAAACCCGGAAAATGGAATTACTGGCTCCCGGTGTTATCGCCCGTAAGGGTGTGCATGAGCCCTGCTACACCGGTTATAAGGCGGTTGATGCTATGACCCCGGTGGGTCGCGGTCAGCGTGAGCTGGTGATCGGTGACCGTCAGATCGGTAAGACAGCCCTTTGTGTGGATGCGATCATCGCCCAAAAAGACAGCGGCATACATTGTGTGTACGTCGCCACGGGACAGAAAAAATCCACGGTTGCTCTGGTGGTCGAGGCCCTGCGGAAAAACGGTGCTATGGAATACACCACCGTGGTTGCGGCCTGTGCCTCTGATCCTGCTCCGATGCAGTATGTTTCCGCGATGGTCGGCTGCGCAATGGCTGAGTACTGGCGCGATAGCGGTCAGCATTCTCTGATTATATATGATGACCTTTCCAAGCAGGCGGTCGCCTATCGTGAGCTGTCTCTGCTGCTCCGTCGTCCGCCGGGACGTGAGGCCTATCCGGGTGATATTTTCTTCAACCACTCCCGTCTGCTGGAGCGGGCCGCCAAAGTCAGCGATGAGCTCGGTGCTGGTTCCATGACCGCTCTGCCCATCATTGAGACCCAGGCTGGAGACGTTTCCGCCTTTATCCCGACCAATGTTATTTCCATTACCGACGGTCAGGTTTTTCTGGAGCCAAGCCTGTTCTTTGCTGGTGTTCGCCCGGCGATCAACGTAGGTATTTCCGTATCACGCGTCGGTGGTGCAGCCCAGGTGAAGGCTATGAAGCAGGTCGCGGGTACCCTGCGTCTTGACTTGGCCCAGTACCGTGAGCTAGCAGCCTTTGCCGGTTTCGGTTCTGACCTAGACGCTGCCACTCAGGCCCAGCTGACCCGAGGTGAGCGTCTGGTTGAGATCCTCAAACAACCCCAGTACCAGCCCCTGTCCATGGAAAAGCAGGTCACGATTATCTTTGCTGGCACCAAAGGGTTTCTTGATAAATTTCCTGTCGATACTCTTGCAGATTACGAGCAGGAAATGTACAGCTATATTGAGACCAATGAGCCGTCGATTTTTACGGAGCTGCAGGAAAAACAAGAGATTTCAAGCGAGCTGGATGAAAAAATGAGAAAAACGCTGACTGCTTTTGGTGAGGCGTTTAAAGCGACTAAAGGGCTGAACTGA
- a CDS encoding ATP synthase F0 subunit B translates to MKARSMKKIVPTLLVAGLCVGVCALSFAQEHGNEGHPVEQAAVYEQHAEQQAEHQNPAAGTPEGTHGDGTLEAHGTAEHSEYAAAEHGESHGEGHVAPMITKAKLWDLLWRALNFAALVFILVKFLARPIAAGLGGRKRQIQDELETMKEKRDEAEQEYKAFESRLAGMDSELVELVEKAKAMAEDEKARILAEAEASAKDIRRQAEAAVEGALAHAKSKLQVEIAEQAVVMAEELIVKNLTPEDQVAITEQYLERVGAVQ, encoded by the coding sequence ATGAAAGCTCGAAGTATGAAAAAGATTGTTCCGACACTGCTCGTTGCTGGCTTGTGCGTGGGGGTATGCGCACTATCCTTTGCTCAGGAACACGGCAACGAAGGACATCCTGTTGAACAGGCTGCTGTGTATGAACAGCATGCAGAGCAGCAGGCTGAACATCAGAATCCGGCTGCCGGTACTCCTGAGGGCACGCATGGCGATGGCACCCTAGAAGCGCACGGAACAGCAGAACATTCAGAATATGCTGCTGCTGAGCACGGTGAGAGTCATGGCGAAGGCCACGTCGCTCCTATGATTACCAAAGCAAAGTTATGGGATCTCTTATGGCGGGCTCTGAACTTTGCCGCTTTGGTTTTTATTCTGGTCAAGTTTCTTGCCAGACCCATTGCAGCTGGCTTGGGCGGCAGGAAACGCCAGATTCAGGATGAGCTGGAGACCATGAAGGAAAAACGCGACGAGGCGGAGCAGGAATATAAGGCCTTTGAGTCGCGCTTAGCCGGAATGGACAGCGAACTGGTGGAGCTCGTTGAAAAGGCCAAAGCAATGGCTGAGGACGAGAAGGCCAGAATTCTTGCCGAGGCCGAAGCGTCGGCAAAGGATATACGGCGTCAGGCTGAAGCAGCAGTAGAAGGGGCTCTTGCTCATGCAAAGAGTAAGCTGCAGGTGGAAATTGCGGAGCAGGCTGTTGTCATGGCTGAGGAGCTGATCGTAAAAAACCTGACTCCAGAAGATCAGGTGGCGATCACTGAACAGTATCTTGAACGTGTGGGTGCGGTACAGTGA
- a CDS encoding NAD(P)/FAD-dependent oxidoreductase gives MPSDKKILIIGSGIGGLSTAIILAKLGFEVAVLEKNAQAGGLMRSYPRDGIECEVGVHYLGSLDKGQVLRKFFDYLGVTEDIPVTKMGEGGIIDRYIFDASDRQPVQPTVFDVPQGMSAFAENLNQAFPLEREAIAEILSHLRKASEQLHRLDFLYGMENNFSLLDQADSFGEILNQLNCSPRLRSILAVPSCWIGVPLEDCPAYYHNMALASYLSSSWRLNCSGSDMADVFSRRFLELGGRIITRAEVSGLEVENRVVKGVRLQSGEYLPAETIIGAVHPKVVLQMLPEGAVKPSYRQRISNLHDTHGIFAAHVRVDAESHPEIPYNIFKIDTDQEGNVPDLKYYQIRKTGKEDAHLLSILTSGKDELWAPWAHTSTGRRGKKYGAVKTQHAEELLKEAEALFSPFKGAKILDAYTPLTMRDWVNAPGGSAYGIQRSSSQMLSAALLNRTAVKGLYLAGQNVLAPGIIGAIMGSFSTVKLIVGAEVFQEDCLMM, from the coding sequence ATGCCTTCTGATAAAAAAATACTGATTATCGGCTCCGGTATCGGTGGCCTGAGTACGGCAATTATTCTGGCAAAGCTGGGCTTTGAGGTCGCCGTGCTGGAGAAGAATGCTCAGGCTGGCGGATTGATGCGCAGCTATCCCCGTGATGGTATTGAATGCGAAGTCGGGGTCCATTATCTGGGCTCTCTTGATAAGGGACAAGTTCTGCGGAAATTCTTTGATTATCTGGGCGTCACAGAGGATATTCCGGTCACCAAGATGGGGGAAGGCGGCATCATTGATCGTTATATCTTTGATGCTTCCGACCGTCAGCCTGTACAACCCACAGTCTTTGATGTACCTCAGGGGATGTCCGCCTTTGCGGAAAATCTCAACCAGGCTTTTCCCCTGGAACGAGAGGCAATCGCCGAAATTCTTTCCCATTTGCGCAAGGCGAGTGAGCAGTTGCACCGCCTGGATTTTCTTTATGGGATGGAAAATAATTTTTCCCTGCTTGATCAGGCGGACTCCTTTGGTGAAATTCTCAATCAACTGAACTGCTCTCCACGGCTTCGCAGTATATTGGCCGTGCCTTCCTGCTGGATCGGCGTCCCTTTGGAGGATTGTCCGGCCTATTATCATAATATGGCCTTGGCCTCCTATCTCTCTTCCTCGTGGAGGCTGAATTGCAGCGGTTCGGATATGGCTGATGTTTTCAGTCGCCGTTTCTTGGAATTGGGTGGGAGGATTATAACCCGAGCTGAGGTCAGCGGGCTGGAGGTTGAAAACCGAGTCGTCAAAGGCGTGCGTTTGCAATCTGGGGAGTATCTCCCGGCTGAAACAATAATCGGGGCCGTACACCCGAAAGTGGTTTTGCAGATGCTGCCAGAGGGAGCTGTGAAACCATCCTACCGCCAACGAATCAGTAACCTGCACGATACCCACGGGATTTTTGCTGCTCATGTTCGTGTTGATGCGGAGAGCCATCCCGAGATCCCCTATAATATCTTCAAGATCGACACAGATCAGGAAGGGAATGTCCCGGATCTGAAGTATTATCAAATCCGCAAAACGGGAAAAGAAGATGCTCACCTCCTTTCCATCCTGACTTCAGGTAAGGATGAACTCTGGGCACCTTGGGCTCATACCAGCACCGGTCGGCGCGGTAAGAAGTATGGCGCGGTGAAAACGCAACATGCCGAAGAATTACTCAAGGAGGCCGAGGCCTTATTTAGCCCCTTTAAAGGAGCAAAAATCCTTGATGCCTATACTCCCCTGACCATGCGGGATTGGGTCAACGCACCCGGCGGGAGTGCTTACGGGATCCAGCGTTCCTCCAGCCAGATGCTGTCTGCTGCTTTGCTGAACCGCACTGCTGTTAAAGGCTTGTATCTTGCCGGTCAAAATGTATTGGCTCCCGGAATCATCGGTGCTATCATGGGATCATTCAGTACGGTGAAATTAATCGTCGGAGCAGAGGTATTTCAAGAAGACTGCTTGATGATGTGA